In Arthrobacter sp. SLBN-112, a genomic segment contains:
- a CDS encoding phosphopantetheine-binding protein, with the protein MNEQDARQAVEAAIGKVAPDVEPEDLAPGARLRQDLELDSLDFLRLVEVVAESTGVDIPEADYPAVATVDGLVSYVAGHG; encoded by the coding sequence GTGAACGAACAGGACGCGCGCCAGGCGGTGGAGGCGGCGATCGGGAAAGTAGCACCCGACGTCGAGCCCGAGGACCTGGCACCCGGGGCGCGGCTGCGCCAGGACTTGGAACTGGACTCGCTGGACTTCCTCCGCCTGGTGGAAGTCGTCGCCGAATCGACGGGGGTGGACATCCCTGAGGCGGACTACCCGGCCGTGGCCACCGTGGACGGGCTGGTCAGCTACGTCGCCGGGCACGGATAG
- a CDS encoding 2-oxo acid dehydrogenase subunit E2: MADFRMPSLGADMEHGKVVEWLVKPGDYIHKGDLVAAVDTDKTVMDIESFQEGVVAEFLVEIGDTVQVGTPIARITATPAELPPAQPPAPPLTSGSISGDARSLLAAKEATPAHPGAADGHPEPGAKVPPPVRHLAHTLGVDVGRLTGSGPGGEVTRDDVERAAAASVAEGARAGAPPGKVPAPEVPAAEQPAHKIAAAMPAADARRVRSSPLARRLAAELGVDLQGVAGTGPGGAVTEDDVLSSVPPKGPRTEKPAEAPPSEARPTAPARAAEPVPAPAPRQERAAAGGKAESLRQAVGALMSRSKKEIPHYYLSTTLDLAAAVAWMQAANQRRPVSSRLVPSALLLKATALAAKEVPDMNGFFIKGAFEPSGAVHLGVAVALRHGGLVAPALHDADTLSLDELMDQLRDLVSRARAGRLQRAEMADPTITVTNLGDLGVESVYGVIYPPQVAMVGFGKVLEQPWAHNGMLGIRHAAIATLSADHRVSDGLRGGRFLARIDELLQAPDKL, translated from the coding sequence ATGGCTGACTTCCGGATGCCGTCCCTGGGCGCGGACATGGAGCACGGCAAGGTGGTGGAGTGGCTGGTCAAGCCGGGGGACTACATCCACAAGGGGGACCTCGTGGCGGCCGTGGACACCGACAAGACCGTGATGGACATCGAGTCCTTCCAGGAAGGCGTGGTGGCCGAGTTCCTGGTGGAAATTGGCGACACCGTGCAGGTGGGGACCCCCATCGCCCGGATCACCGCCACTCCTGCCGAACTCCCGCCGGCCCAGCCCCCGGCACCCCCGCTCACTTCCGGCAGCATTTCCGGCGACGCCCGCTCACTTTTGGCAGCAAAAGAGGCAACGCCCGCTCACCCGGGTGCCGCAGACGGGCATCCGGAGCCCGGCGCAAAGGTCCCGCCGCCCGTCCGCCACCTGGCGCACACGCTGGGGGTCGACGTCGGGCGCCTCACCGGGAGCGGTCCCGGCGGCGAGGTGACCAGGGACGACGTCGAACGCGCCGCGGCAGCGTCCGTCGCCGAAGGCGCTCGCGCCGGAGCGCCTCCCGGCAAAGTGCCAGCGCCCGAAGTTCCGGCTGCCGAGCAACCCGCTCACAAGATTGCAGCGGCAATGCCGGCAGCCGACGCCCGTCGCGTCCGGTCGTCGCCGTTGGCCCGGCGGCTGGCCGCCGAGCTCGGCGTGGACCTGCAGGGCGTTGCGGGGACAGGCCCGGGCGGTGCGGTGACGGAGGACGATGTGCTCTCCTCGGTGCCGCCCAAGGGACCCCGTACGGAGAAGCCAGCGGAAGCACCGCCGTCGGAAGCCCGCCCAACGGCACCCGCGCGGGCAGCGGAACCCGTGCCGGCGCCCGCACCCCGGCAGGAACGGGCTGCGGCCGGCGGGAAGGCGGAAAGCCTGCGGCAGGCCGTCGGCGCGCTGATGTCCCGGTCCAAGAAGGAGATCCCGCACTACTACCTGTCCACCACCTTGGACCTGGCGGCTGCGGTGGCCTGGATGCAGGCGGCGAACCAGCGGCGGCCGGTCTCCTCACGGCTGGTGCCGTCCGCCCTCCTGCTCAAGGCCACGGCGCTCGCGGCCAAGGAGGTGCCGGATATGAACGGCTTCTTCATCAAGGGCGCCTTCGAGCCCAGCGGCGCCGTGCACCTGGGCGTCGCGGTGGCCCTGCGGCACGGCGGCCTGGTGGCCCCGGCCTTGCATGACGCGGACACCCTCAGCCTGGATGAGCTCATGGACCAGCTGCGCGACCTGGTCAGCCGCGCCAGGGCCGGCCGGCTGCAACGGGCGGAGATGGCCGACCCCACCATCACCGTGACCAACCTGGGCGATCTCGGCGTCGAAAGCGTCTATGGGGTCATCTACCCGCCGCAGGTGGCCATGGTGGGCTTCGGCAAGGTCCTGGAGCAGCCGTGGGCGCACAACGGGATGCTCGGCATCCGGCACGCCGCCATCGCCACGCTCTCCGCGGACCACCGCGTGAGCGACGGCCTGCGCGGCGGTCGGTTCCTGGCCCGCATCGACGAACTCCTGCAAGCGCCGGACAAGCTGTGA
- a CDS encoding CDP-alcohol phosphatidyltransferase family protein codes for MTSSAAGRAVPDALAAAAAYGLSALWLLSISAPGFPLQLAGMFAGALVTGGAAASVLRRVPRFSTPADRVTLLRAVLAALCAALAVPQLFTGPRADLLIPVLGGLAFLLDGLDGAVARRTGTSSTAGARFDAATDAGLVLALSVAAAARVGPWVLAVGGMYYVFVAAGRFRPQLRAVLPPSPSRKAIGAFQPFALLISLIPGIPAPAAVSVQALALAVLAFSFTRDVVQLETGHRAVLLESDAAKVGTGPITP; via the coding sequence ATGACGAGCAGCGCAGCCGGGCGGGCGGTTCCCGATGCGCTGGCAGCCGCGGCCGCCTACGGTTTGTCGGCACTGTGGCTGTTATCCATCTCCGCCCCCGGGTTTCCCTTGCAACTGGCCGGGATGTTCGCCGGCGCGCTGGTCACGGGCGGCGCGGCCGCCTCCGTGCTGCGGCGGGTGCCCCGGTTCTCTACTCCGGCCGACCGCGTGACGCTGCTGCGCGCTGTCCTCGCCGCCCTCTGCGCGGCGCTGGCGGTCCCCCAACTGTTCACCGGGCCCCGGGCGGACCTGCTCATTCCAGTCCTGGGCGGCCTGGCCTTCCTCCTGGACGGGCTGGACGGGGCCGTGGCGCGACGCACCGGCACATCATCGACGGCGGGGGCGCGCTTCGATGCGGCCACCGACGCCGGACTGGTCCTTGCATTGTCCGTCGCGGCTGCGGCCCGGGTGGGTCCATGGGTGTTGGCGGTCGGGGGCATGTACTACGTCTTCGTGGCCGCCGGGCGTTTCCGTCCGCAACTCAGGGCGGTGCTGCCGCCGAGCCCGTCCAGGAAGGCAATCGGGGCCTTCCAGCCGTTCGCGCTGCTCATCTCGCTCATTCCCGGCATCCCGGCGCCGGCCGCGGTGTCCGTTCAGGCGTTGGCCCTGGCGGTGCTGGCGTTTTCCTTCACCAGGGACGTGGTGCAACTGGAGACCGGCCACCGTGCAGTGCTCCTGGAATCCGACGCAGCTAAAGTCGGGACCGGGCCGATCACACCCTGA
- a CDS encoding YcnI family protein, whose protein sequence is MNTSIRHTLKAFAALTAAAGMLAAGAAAASAHVSVDPDDTGANGYSHLTFNVPNESPTAKTNKLEVKLPTDTPFTSVSVKPVEGWTAQVITGDLPKPVTVAGATVTKAPITVVWTADEAHQLGQNQYQAFSLSVGRLPAAGTTVVLEAAQSYNDGTVVNWNERSAEGQPEPKHPAPSFTTTAEDGAEATPAASSSPAAGASEAIERTSDATPIWGVVLGAAGFVLGAAALALVLAGRRSRSAANQQVSQ, encoded by the coding sequence ATGAACACCTCAATCCGCCACACCCTCAAAGCCTTCGCCGCCCTCACCGCTGCAGCCGGAATGCTCGCGGCAGGCGCCGCCGCCGCATCAGCCCACGTGTCCGTGGACCCGGACGACACCGGCGCCAACGGCTACTCACACCTGACCTTCAACGTCCCCAACGAGTCCCCCACCGCCAAAACGAACAAGCTCGAGGTCAAGCTGCCCACCGACACGCCCTTCACCTCTGTGTCGGTCAAACCGGTGGAAGGCTGGACCGCCCAGGTGATCACCGGAGACCTGCCCAAGCCGGTCACGGTGGCCGGCGCAACGGTCACCAAGGCACCCATCACGGTGGTGTGGACCGCGGACGAGGCCCACCAGCTGGGGCAGAACCAGTACCAGGCCTTTTCACTCTCGGTTGGCCGCCTGCCTGCAGCCGGTACCACCGTGGTGCTGGAAGCCGCCCAAAGCTACAACGACGGGACGGTGGTGAACTGGAACGAACGCAGTGCTGAGGGCCAGCCCGAGCCCAAGCACCCGGCCCCCTCCTTCACCACCACGGCCGAGGACGGCGCCGAGGCCACACCTGCCGCCTCATCCTCTCCCGCCGCTGGCGCTTCCGAGGCCATCGAGCGCACGTCCGACGCGACGCCAATCTGGGGCGTGGTCCTCGGCGCGGCAGGGTTTGTCCTGGGCGCCGCGGCCCTAGCGCTGGTGCTGGCCGGCCGCCGGTCCCGCTCCGCAGCCAACCAGCAGGTGTCCCAATGA
- a CDS encoding YceI family protein, with the protein MTLPQQLTPGTWTLDMSHSEIGFSVRHAGISKVRGRFTEAQAEARVGESLADSTLHATVATASFDSGDANRDAHVRGEDFFDVEKYPEMTFRGTAIEGDGDEYTLTGDLTIKGITKPVELEVEFTGVAVDPFGATRAGFSAETEISRKEFGLTWNAALEAGGLLVSDKVKINLEAALVKQG; encoded by the coding sequence ATGACCCTTCCGCAGCAACTCACACCGGGAACCTGGACCCTGGACATGTCGCACAGCGAGATTGGCTTCAGCGTCCGGCACGCAGGAATCAGCAAGGTCCGCGGCCGTTTCACCGAAGCACAGGCCGAGGCCCGGGTAGGCGAATCCCTGGCTGATTCCACCCTGCACGCCACCGTGGCGACGGCCAGCTTCGACTCCGGAGACGCCAACCGTGATGCGCACGTGCGTGGTGAAGACTTCTTCGACGTAGAGAAATATCCTGAAATGACATTCCGCGGTACCGCCATTGAAGGCGACGGGGATGAATACACCCTGACCGGGGACCTGACCATCAAGGGCATCACCAAGCCTGTTGAGCTTGAGGTGGAGTTCACCGGGGTTGCCGTGGATCCGTTCGGCGCCACGCGTGCGGGCTTCTCGGCCGAAACCGAGATTAGCCGCAAGGAATTCGGACTCACCTGGAACGCGGCCTTGGAAGCCGGCGGCCTGCTGGTCAGCGACAAGGTGAAGATCAACCTCGAAGCAGCGCTCGTGAAGCAGGGCTGA
- a CDS encoding rhodanese-like domain-containing protein: MASRSTANAVTALAPETLQSWFNQHQDLMVIDVRSAAEFESMHIRGSYNVPLPLLSEHTGELAARLGSRVVLVCQSGVRAEQARQRMATVGLDTAYVLTGGVPGFAAAGGDVVKGNDHWDLERQVRLAAGSLVMLGLVGGKFVSPKVRMLAGAIGTGLTFSAATNTCAMGKALSAMPWNKAAQEPTRESAILQLPVQTAEDAAA, translated from the coding sequence ATGGCATCCCGTTCCACAGCAAACGCTGTTACTGCACTCGCCCCCGAAACCCTTCAGTCATGGTTCAACCAGCATCAGGACCTGATGGTGATCGACGTGCGTTCTGCCGCTGAATTCGAATCCATGCACATCCGCGGCTCCTACAATGTGCCGCTGCCGCTGCTCTCCGAGCACACCGGGGAACTCGCTGCCCGGCTGGGCTCGCGTGTGGTGCTGGTCTGCCAGTCCGGCGTGCGCGCCGAACAGGCACGCCAGCGCATGGCCACTGTCGGCCTCGACACCGCTTATGTCCTCACGGGCGGGGTTCCCGGCTTCGCGGCCGCCGGCGGCGACGTGGTCAAGGGCAACGACCACTGGGACCTGGAGCGCCAGGTCCGCCTGGCCGCCGGATCCCTGGTGATGCTGGGCCTGGTGGGCGGCAAGTTCGTGTCCCCCAAGGTCCGTATGCTCGCCGGCGCCATCGGCACTGGGCTGACGTTCTCGGCCGCAACGAACACCTGCGCCATGGGCAAGGCCCTCTCGGCCATGCCATGGAACAAGGCCGCCCAGGAACCCACCCGCGAAAGCGCCATCCTGCAGCTTCCCGTGCAGACCGCCGAGGACGCCGCGGCATGA
- a CDS encoding MBL fold metallo-hydrolase has protein sequence MLLERIYDEDLAQASYLIGCQAKGEAIVVDGRRDIAVYQDLAAKNGMKIVAVTETHIHADYLSGTRELAAATGAKIYVSGEGGPDWQYEFDGERLYDGDAITLGNISVKAVHTPGHTPEHLSFLVTDGAFSDNPGYLLSGDFVFSGDLGRPDLLDEAAGGIDTRFEGARQLFASLRHKFLTLPDYVQVHPAHGAGSACGKALGAIPSSTVGYERLYAWWGPYLAANDEQGFIDELLDGQPDAHAYFGRMKRENRVGPDVMGERAPLKELDTADVAKGLAEDTLTFIDTRSNAEVHEGTVARSLNVPAGKSVASYGAWVVNPETDKNPLVLLAKDQDQAMDMWDHLVRVGIDTVAGYLTGIEGLPKTTPKLIQPEELEKFDAAMVLDVRNKTEYKAGHVPGSYQLSGGRVMWHLDELPAGGTIVSYCQSGVRNSVAASALRRAGYDVVELDGSYAAWNSWRNRVPAA, from the coding sequence ATGCTACTCGAGCGCATTTACGACGAAGACCTGGCCCAGGCGAGCTACCTGATCGGCTGCCAGGCCAAGGGTGAAGCCATCGTGGTGGACGGCCGGCGCGACATCGCCGTCTACCAGGACCTTGCCGCAAAGAACGGCATGAAGATCGTGGCCGTCACCGAGACCCACATCCACGCCGACTACCTCTCCGGCACCCGCGAACTGGCCGCCGCCACCGGCGCCAAGATCTACGTTTCCGGCGAGGGCGGACCGGACTGGCAGTACGAATTCGACGGCGAACGCCTCTACGACGGCGACGCCATCACCCTGGGCAACATCAGCGTCAAGGCGGTCCACACCCCCGGCCACACCCCGGAGCACCTGTCCTTCCTGGTCACCGACGGCGCGTTCAGCGACAATCCCGGCTACCTGCTCTCCGGAGACTTCGTCTTCTCCGGCGACCTGGGCCGGCCGGACCTGTTGGATGAAGCTGCCGGCGGAATCGACACCCGCTTCGAGGGCGCCAGGCAACTCTTCGCCAGCCTGCGCCACAAGTTCCTCACCCTGCCGGACTACGTCCAGGTCCACCCCGCCCACGGCGCCGGCAGCGCCTGCGGCAAGGCCCTGGGCGCCATCCCGTCCTCAACAGTTGGGTACGAACGCCTTTACGCCTGGTGGGGCCCCTACCTGGCTGCCAACGACGAGCAGGGCTTTATCGACGAACTCCTCGACGGCCAGCCTGACGCGCACGCCTACTTCGGCCGGATGAAGCGCGAAAACCGCGTAGGGCCGGACGTCATGGGCGAACGCGCCCCGCTCAAGGAACTGGACACCGCCGATGTCGCCAAGGGCCTGGCGGAGGACACCCTGACCTTCATCGACACCCGCTCCAACGCCGAAGTCCACGAAGGCACCGTGGCCCGGTCCCTGAACGTCCCGGCCGGCAAGTCCGTGGCCAGCTACGGCGCCTGGGTAGTCAACCCGGAAACCGACAAGAACCCGCTGGTGCTCCTGGCAAAGGACCAGGACCAGGCCATGGACATGTGGGACCACCTGGTCCGCGTGGGCATCGACACCGTGGCCGGCTACCTCACCGGGATCGAGGGGCTGCCCAAGACCACCCCCAAGCTGATCCAGCCCGAGGAGCTCGAGAAGTTCGACGCCGCAATGGTCCTGGACGTCCGCAACAAGACCGAGTACAAGGCCGGGCACGTCCCGGGCTCCTACCAGCTCAGCGGCGGCCGCGTCATGTGGCACCTGGATGAACTGCCCGCCGGCGGCACCATCGTGTCCTACTGCCAGTCCGGGGTACGGAACTCCGTAGCCGCCAGCGCCCTGCGCCGTGCCGGGTACGACGTCGTCGAACTCGACGGCAGCTACGCCGCCTGGAACTCCTGGCGGAACCGCGTCCCCGCAGCCTAA
- a CDS encoding DUF302 domain-containing protein, which translates to MTYTLATTVALPWAEALERTREALAAQGFGILTEINIRSTFEAKLGTEAAEAVGDYVILGACNPALASRALAAEPQMGALLPCNVVVRRTADAHETTVEAIDPQTMVQLSEAPSVKDVADDAGTRLRKALASLGEAKR; encoded by the coding sequence ATGACGTACACGCTGGCCACCACCGTCGCCCTTCCCTGGGCCGAAGCGCTGGAACGCACCCGCGAGGCCCTTGCCGCGCAGGGGTTCGGGATCCTGACGGAAATCAACATCCGGTCCACCTTTGAAGCAAAGCTCGGCACCGAGGCCGCGGAAGCGGTTGGGGATTACGTCATCCTTGGCGCCTGCAATCCGGCCCTTGCCAGCCGGGCCCTTGCCGCCGAACCCCAAATGGGGGCCCTGCTGCCATGCAACGTGGTGGTGCGCCGGACGGCCGATGCCCACGAGACCACCGTTGAGGCGATCGACCCGCAGACCATGGTGCAGCTCAGCGAAGCCCCTTCCGTCAAGGACGTGGCGGACGACGCCGGCACGCGCCTCCGGAAGGCCCTCGCCAGCCTGGGCGAGGCAAAGAGATAA
- a CDS encoding MFS transporter, which yields MQGNTVRGTGGSPAAVLGLRQNLAQFMLLVTVNALVGGTLGQERTVLPLLAAQEFHLDLYTGALTYILAFGLSKAAMNYFAGTLSDRYGRKPVLIAGWLAAVPVPLMLIVGPSWGWIVAANVLLGVSQGLTWSTAVIMKMDLAGPKQRGLAMGFNEAAGYLGVAVTALATGYLATAYGLRPAPFLLGAAYIALGLGLTVLAVRETHHHARTEASQHVSAQGSAHAGLTTGQVFTLTSFKDRSLSAASQAGLVNNLNDGLAWGLFPVLFAGAGLNLGQIGILAAAYPAAWGAAQLVTGAASDKWGRKWFIAGGMLVQAVALGVVASAHSFAPWLAAAVVLGLGTAMVYPTLLAAIGDVAHPAWRARSVGVYRLWRDGGFAVGALLSGVLADLYGIPAAIAAVAVLTAASGVVVAVRMRGKDHAAG from the coding sequence ATGCAGGGCAACACCGTCCGCGGCACCGGCGGATCCCCCGCAGCGGTGCTGGGCCTGCGGCAGAACCTGGCCCAGTTCATGCTGCTGGTGACCGTAAATGCGCTGGTGGGCGGCACCCTGGGCCAGGAGCGCACGGTCCTTCCCCTGCTCGCCGCACAGGAATTCCACCTTGACCTGTACACGGGCGCACTGACCTACATCCTCGCCTTCGGCCTGTCCAAGGCCGCCATGAACTACTTCGCCGGCACGCTCTCGGACCGGTACGGCCGGAAGCCGGTCCTTATCGCGGGCTGGCTGGCAGCAGTGCCTGTCCCGCTGATGCTCATCGTCGGCCCGTCGTGGGGGTGGATCGTGGCAGCCAACGTGCTGCTGGGCGTCAGCCAGGGCCTCACCTGGTCCACCGCCGTGATCATGAAAATGGACCTGGCGGGCCCCAAGCAGCGTGGCCTGGCCATGGGCTTCAACGAGGCAGCCGGCTACCTGGGCGTCGCCGTGACGGCACTGGCCACCGGATATCTGGCCACGGCCTACGGCCTCCGCCCGGCACCTTTCCTGTTGGGAGCGGCGTACATCGCCCTCGGCCTGGGCCTGACGGTCCTTGCCGTCCGGGAGACCCACCACCATGCCAGGACCGAGGCCTCGCAGCATGTCAGTGCGCAGGGCAGCGCCCACGCCGGCCTCACCACCGGCCAGGTGTTCACCCTCACCAGCTTCAAGGACAGGTCACTGTCCGCAGCCAGCCAGGCCGGCCTGGTTAACAACCTCAACGACGGGCTGGCCTGGGGCCTCTTCCCCGTGCTGTTCGCCGGCGCCGGGCTGAACCTGGGCCAGATCGGCATCCTGGCCGCCGCGTACCCCGCCGCCTGGGGCGCGGCCCAGCTGGTAACCGGCGCCGCCTCCGACAAATGGGGCCGGAAATGGTTCATCGCGGGCGGCATGCTGGTCCAGGCCGTGGCTCTGGGGGTTGTCGCATCAGCGCACAGCTTCGCACCCTGGCTCGCCGCCGCCGTCGTGCTGGGCCTCGGGACCGCCATGGTCTACCCCACCCTGCTGGCCGCCATCGGCGACGTCGCCCACCCGGCATGGCGGGCCCGCTCAGTGGGCGTGTACCGGCTGTGGCGCGACGGCGGATTCGCCGTGGGTGCCCTGCTGTCCGGAGTGCTCGCGGACCTTTACGGCATCCCCGCGGCCATCGCTGCCGTCGCGGTGCTCACGGCAGCGTCCGGTGTTGTGGTCGCCGTCCGGATGCGCGGGAAGGACCACGCGGCGGGGTAG
- a CDS encoding sulfite exporter TauE/SafE family protein, whose product MIPALGLGLVVGIVLGVVGGGGSIIAVPALVYGVGMSPTQAIPTSLLVVGISSLAALLPRIREGLNWPVIALVGGAGMPAAWAGAAVGKLLDPNILMLVFAVIMVAAGIRMLSKPRESEGSCSTGPHRAFRFCAPKAVGVGLLVGYLTGLLGVGGGFLITPALTIFLGLRMKQAVGTSLAIIVINSAAGFSAHAAGYTIDWATTLAFAIPAIVGSIVAARLARHLHDKHIRISFAVLIFAVAAWVTASTVTT is encoded by the coding sequence ATGATTCCGGCCCTGGGTCTGGGGCTCGTCGTCGGCATCGTCCTGGGTGTTGTGGGCGGCGGCGGGTCCATCATCGCCGTTCCGGCCCTGGTGTACGGCGTGGGCATGAGCCCCACCCAGGCCATTCCCACGTCGCTGCTGGTGGTGGGAATCTCCTCGCTCGCGGCCCTGCTCCCCAGGATCCGCGAGGGCCTGAACTGGCCCGTCATAGCACTGGTCGGGGGCGCCGGTATGCCGGCGGCCTGGGCGGGCGCGGCCGTCGGCAAGCTGCTGGACCCGAACATCCTGATGCTGGTATTCGCCGTCATCATGGTGGCCGCGGGTATCCGGATGCTCAGCAAACCCCGCGAAAGCGAAGGGTCCTGCAGCACCGGGCCGCACCGGGCCTTCCGCTTCTGCGCCCCAAAGGCCGTGGGCGTTGGACTGCTGGTCGGGTACCTTACCGGACTGCTTGGCGTGGGCGGCGGCTTCCTCATTACCCCCGCCCTGACCATCTTCCTGGGCCTGCGCATGAAACAGGCCGTCGGAACATCCCTGGCAATCATCGTGATCAACTCCGCCGCCGGGTTCAGCGCCCACGCCGCGGGCTACACCATCGACTGGGCCACCACCCTGGCCTTTGCCATCCCGGCCATCGTGGGATCCATCGTTGCCGCCCGGCTTGCCCGCCACCTCCACGACAAACACATCCGTATCTCGTTCGCGGTCCTCATCTTCGCCGTCGCGGCGTGGGTCACCGCCAGCACCGTCACCACCTAG
- a CDS encoding rhodanese-like domain-containing protein codes for MGLIDSLKKAFSKPYKTISVAQAKDLLGSGATLIDVRSAQEWRTGRAPQAKHVPLDRLQTSTAGIQKTRPLIAVCASGVRSASAARLLAAKGYDAYSVRGGMAAWRQAGETVR; via the coding sequence ATGGGACTGATCGATTCCCTCAAGAAGGCTTTCAGCAAGCCCTACAAGACGATCTCCGTGGCGCAGGCCAAGGACCTCCTGGGTTCCGGCGCCACGCTCATCGATGTCAGGTCAGCCCAGGAATGGCGGACCGGCCGGGCACCGCAAGCCAAGCACGTCCCCCTTGACAGACTGCAGACCAGCACCGCCGGCATCCAAAAGACCCGTCCGTTGATCGCCGTCTGCGCCTCCGGCGTCCGCTCAGCCTCAGCAGCCCGGCTCCTCGCCGCCAAGGGGTACGACGCCTACTCGGTGCGAGGCGGCATGGCCGCCTGGCGCCAGGCCGGCGAAACCGTCCGCTAA
- a CDS encoding rhodanese-like domain-containing protein: MAEITITEAHERRSTARILDVREDFEVAEGMIPGALHIPMGQLQARLGELDPAVPVIAVCRSGNRSAAVADALNGVGYKADTMAGGMTAWTRAGLPTT, from the coding sequence ATGGCTGAAATCACCATCACCGAAGCCCACGAGCGCCGCTCCACCGCCCGGATCCTTGACGTCCGGGAGGACTTCGAAGTCGCCGAAGGCATGATCCCCGGCGCCCTGCATATCCCAATGGGGCAACTGCAGGCGCGCCTGGGCGAGCTGGACCCGGCTGTCCCGGTCATCGCCGTCTGCCGCAGCGGCAACCGCAGCGCCGCCGTCGCCGATGCCCTCAACGGCGTTGGCTACAAAGCGGACACCATGGCCGGCGGCATGACCGCCTGGACCCGCGCCGGACTCCCCACCACCTAG
- a CDS encoding metal-sensitive transcriptional regulator: MELNPTELTPVINRLKRAQGQLAAVTRMLEEGRDCKDVVTQLAAVSKALDRAGFAIIATGLEQCIVQKDETMDRKELEKLFLSLA, translated from the coding sequence ATGGAACTGAACCCAACCGAACTCACGCCTGTTATCAACCGCCTCAAGCGCGCCCAGGGCCAGCTCGCCGCCGTCACCCGCATGCTCGAAGAAGGCCGGGACTGCAAGGACGTCGTTACCCAGCTGGCGGCCGTATCCAAAGCCCTGGACCGAGCCGGCTTCGCCATCATCGCCACCGGCCTGGAGCAGTGCATCGTCCAGAAGGACGAAACCATGGACCGGAAAGAGCTGGAAAAGCTCTTCCTTTCCCTTGCCTAA
- a CDS encoding copper resistance protein CopC, with product MMFANPLRWLRRCLLVIALTACSLALGAPAQAHDVLESSDPANGSSVPAVPGQIGLTFDHTPMGIGSAIQVQDGTGTDQADGAVTIVDNHVSQAVKAGAPAGKYTVIWRVASSDGHPIEGTFTFTAGAGNSSAAPPAAVTGPGSGGPQAGVVIAGGAAAVLVIAFAVVAVLVRRRLRSPESDA from the coding sequence ATGATGTTTGCGAATCCGCTCCGCTGGCTCCGGCGATGCCTGCTGGTCATCGCCCTGACTGCGTGTTCGCTTGCGTTGGGCGCGCCCGCGCAGGCCCACGATGTGCTCGAATCCAGTGATCCGGCGAATGGATCGTCTGTCCCTGCCGTCCCCGGCCAGATCGGGCTGACCTTCGACCACACACCCATGGGCATCGGCTCGGCGATCCAGGTCCAGGATGGGACCGGCACCGACCAGGCCGACGGCGCGGTGACGATTGTGGACAACCACGTCAGCCAAGCCGTGAAAGCCGGCGCGCCAGCCGGCAAATACACGGTGATCTGGCGAGTAGCTTCCTCCGATGGCCACCCCATTGAAGGAACCTTCACGTTCACGGCCGGCGCCGGAAACTCCAGTGCAGCGCCGCCCGCTGCTGTCACGGGCCCGGGGTCGGGAGGGCCCCAGGCAGGGGTAGTCATTGCCGGCGGGGCAGCCGCCGTCCTGGTGATCGCTTTTGCCGTTGTTGCGGTCCTGGTCCGGCGGCGGCTCCGAAGCCCGGAGTCCGACGCCTGA